TTAGGAACCACGAATTCATGTGTTTCAGTCGTAGAAAACAATGCACCTAAAGTTGTCGAGAATGCCGAAGGCGCTCGCACAACTCCATCCATCATCGCTTACGTCGAAGATGGCGAAGTATTGGTTGGTGCGCCTGCAAAGCGTCAGTCAGTAACCAATCCTAAGAACACTATCTACGCAGTGAAGCGTCTGATGGGCCGTAAATTTATTGATCCTGAAGTGCAAAAAGACATTGGCCTTATGCCATACGCAATTATTCAAGCTGACAATGGTGATGCTTGGGTTGAAGCACGCGACAAGAAAATGGCGCCACAACAAGTGTCCGCTGAAATTCTGCGCAAGATGAAAAAAACAGCTGAAGACTATCTCGGCGAAGAAGTGACAGAGGCAGTCGTTACTGTTCCTGCTTACTTTAACGATAGCCAACGTCAAGCAACCAAAGATGCTGGTCGTATTGCTGGTTTAGATGTGAAGCGCATCATTAATGAGCCAACCGCAGCTGCTTTGGCCTTTGGTTTAGACAAACAAGATAAGGTAGATCGCAAGATTGCTGTATATGACTTGGGTGGCGGCACCTTCGACGTATCCATCATTGAGATTGCAAACGTTGACGGCGAGAAGCAATTTGAAGTGCTCTCTACCAACGGCGATACTTTCTTAGGTGGTGAAGACTTTGACCAACGCATCATTGATTGGATCGTTACCGAGTTCAAGAAAGAGCAAGGTGTTGACTTGAGTAAAGACGTATTGGCATTGCAGCGTTTGAAAGATGCTGCAGAAAAAGCCAAGATCGAATTGTCATCCGCCCAACAAACAGAAATCAACTTGCCTTATGTGACAGCTGACGCTAACGGTCCTAAGCATTTGAACTTGAAGTTAACCCGTGCGAAATTGGAATCTTTGGTTGAAGAGTTGATTAACCGCACGGCTGGCCCTTGCTTAACCGCAATTAAAGATGCCAGTGTGAATGTTGCGGATATTGACGACGTGATTTTGGTCGGCGGTCAAACTCGTATGCCTGCGGTTCAAGATAAAGTGAAAGAAATCTTTGGTAAAGAGCCACGTAAGGACGTTAATCCAGATGAAGCGGTAGCCGTTGGTGCAGCAATTCAAGGCTCTGTCTTGTCTGGCGATCGTAAAAACGTATTGCTCTTGGACGTTACACCATTGTCATTGGGTATCGAGACTCTTGGCGGCGTGATGACCAAGATGATTCCGAAGAACACTACGATTCCTACTAAGCATTCACAGGTTTACTCTACCGCTGAAGATAACCAGCCTGCCGTGACCATTAAATGCTTCCAAGGTGAGCGTGAGATGGCTGCTGCCAACAAGTTGCTTGGCGAATTTAACCTTGAAGGGATTGCTCCAGCGCAACGTGGTATGCCACAAATTGAGGTGACCTTTGACATCGATGCTAACGGTATTTTGCATGTAACAGCAAAAGATAAAACTACTGGTAAAGAGAACAAGATCACCATCAAGGCAAACTCTGGCCTAACCGAAGAAGAAATTCAACGTATGGTTAAAGATGCTGAAGCCAATGTTGCGGAAGATAAAAAAGCGCTTGAGTTAGTAACTGCACGTAACACTGCTGATGCTTTGGCTCACTCTACCAAGAAGGCTTTGGAGGAGCACGGTGCTAGCTTAGAGGCTTCTGAAAAAGAAGCGATTGAAGCCGCCCTCAAAGACTTGGATGAAGCAATCAAAGGTAGTGATAAGGAAGCAATTGAATCAAAAACAGAAGTTTTGGGTAAAGCTAGTCAGAAGCTAGGCGAAAAGGCCATGGCTGCTGAACAGGCTAAAGCTGGTGGTGCCGCTCCTGGTGGCTCAGCCCCTGGTTCTGCTCCTGATGCGGATGTAGTTGATGCAGATTTCAAAGAGGTTGATGACAAGAAGTAAGTTTGTAATCAGACATTCATTAACGCAGTTTTGACGTACTTAAATAACAAGTCGGCCTCGTGCCGACTTGTGTCATTCAGGTTGTTGAGAGGAATAGGCCGTGCCTAAAAGTAAACGCGATTTTTATGAAGTGCTTGGTGTAGCAAAAGGTGCCAGTGATGAAGAGCTGAAAAAAGCCTATCGCAAATTGGCTATGAAGCATCACCCAGATCGCAACCCAGATAGCAAAACATCCGAAGCCCAATTTAAAGAAGTCAAAGAAGCTTACGAAACTTTAACCGACCCCAATAAGCGCGCTGCTTATGATCAATACGGTCACGCTGGTGTAGATCCTTCAATGGGCGGCGGATTTGGCGGTGGTGGCGGTTTTGCAGATGCTTTTGGCGATATTTTTGGCGATATCTTCGGCCAAGGTGGTGGTCGTCATTCCGGCCCCCAAGTTTATAAAGGCGCTGACTTGCGCTACAACATGGATATCACTCTTGAGCAGGCCGCGGAAGGTTATACAACTCAAATTCGTGTGCCAAGTTGGAGTAATTGCAAGCCATGTCACGGTACGGGTGCTGAACCAGGAACCAAGGCGGAAAAATGTACTACCTGTGATGGTCATGGCCAGGTTCGCATTCAGCAGGGCTTCTTTTCAATGCAACAGACTTGTCCAAAGTGTCGCGGCACAGGCGAGTACATACCAAAGCCTTGCAAAACATGCCATGGTAGCGGTAAACATAAAGAGCAAAAAACCCTTGAGATCAAGATACCAGCAGGTATTGATGATGGCATGCGAGTACGCTCGTTTGGCAATGGGGAGCCCGGTATTAATGGCGGCCCATCTGGCGATCTCTATGTAGAGGTGCATGTAAAGCCTCATAAAGTATTTGAACGTGATGGCAGTGATTTGCATGTCCAAATGCCAATCTCTTTTGCGACCGCAACCATTGGTGGAGAAATAGAAGTGCCAACCCTTTCGGGACGTGTTGAGTTTCCGATTCCTGAGGGAACTCAAACTGGTAAAACATTTCGCTTACGTCACAAGGGGATTAAGGGCTTACGCTCCACTTTAGTGGGCGATCTTTTTGTTCACGTTTTCGTTGAGACGCCTATCAAACTGACGGAAGAGCAAAAGAAATTACTGCAGAAGTTTGATGACAGCCTGAAGTCTGGTGGCGATAAGCACAGCCCACAGCAAAAGGGTTGGTTTGAAGGTGTGAAAAGTTTCTTTAGTTAAGGCTGGCAGGAACAGGCCTAGCCAGCAAATCCATGCTCAGATCCGGGAAATTTTCCGGACTTGACTTCACGAACGTAAGCTTTGATCGCTGCCTCAATTGAATGGTGGCCATCCATGAAGTTCTTTACAAACTTTGGCGGCTTACCGGGGCTGATGCCGAGCATCTCTTGCAATACCAATACCTGTCCGGAGCATTCAGGGCCAGCGCCAATCCCGATGGTAGGAATATAGAGTCCTGCGGTAATTCTTTCACCCAATGAAGAAGGAATGGCTTCTAGCACTACCATTTGTGCCCCAAGCCGCTTGGGCCAGCGCTTGCTCGAGCATGACGTGGGCTGCGTCTTTGGATTTTCCTTGAACTTTGTAGCCACCCAATACGTGAACGGATTGGGGCAGTAATCCTAAGTGCGCACAAACCGGTATGCTGCGTTCTACCAAGTGACGAATTACATCTACTTGCCAGTCACCACCGCCTTCAAGTTTGACCATGTTTATGCCAGCACGCATCAACTGGGCGGATGACTCTAATGCCTGAAATGGATCACCATAGCTCGCAAGGGGAAGGTCTGCAATTAAAAAAGCATGAGTATTAGCGCGGGCTACACACTCAGTGCGATAAGCCACTTGTTCTACGGTAACTGGCGTTGTACTGGAATGTCCTTGAATGACGTTACCCAAGGAGTCGCCAATCAGAATCGTTTCAACCCCGCAACGATTTAAAAGGGCGGACATAGTTGAATCGCATGCCGTCAGCATAGAAATTTTTTCACCCTCGGCATGCATCGCGAGGAGCTTGGTAATTGTGATTGGCTTATCGCCTTGTAAGTAACCCATGGCGAGAGTTTAATGAATTAATGCGCCGATTGGCTATAAAAGTCTTTTTCACCGCAACTGCGGTTCCTGCAGGCTAATCTTTCAATTCTTTGGTGTGCAACTTGAGGCAAATAGGCCTTGAGTTCGCCCCAATTGGGTAAAAAGATATCTGGGGCTATTTCAAGAAGGGGGAGGAGCACGAAAGAGCGCTCAATAATCTTGGGGTGTGGCAACATCAATTCTGTTTCATTTTGAGTTACCCCCTCATAAGACAGAATGTCTAGATCCAGTGTACGAGATGCATTTGCGTATGGGCGCTCCACGACCAAATTCCTGCTCAATCGCTTGGCAAACATCCAATAGGCCATAGGGGCTTAACTGAGTATCTACTTCTATGACGGCATTGATATAGTCACCACCAGCAGCTTCAACGGGCGCGCTTTGATAAAAACAGCTTTTTGCCACAATGTGGACTTCGGATCGCAATGCCAGGCAAACAATCGCATTAGTAATGAGCTGACGCGTGTCGCCAATGTTGCCGCCAAATCCGATATATGCCCGTGCCATATGTTTCCAAACTAAAGATGAAACTACTTTACTGAAATTTCTCTAAGTTTGCTTAGCTCGCTGCACTTTCTGGAGGCATTATTGATTTTGGCTTTCTACGACGCCGTCTTTTTGTCGTATTGGAGCCGTTGCTGGGCTCACTTTTGACGCTGATCATCAACGCATCTTGACCGGCTGGGTCGGCCGCAATGAAGTCGGTCCACCATTGGCCAACCGCAGGATTCAGTTCCCCAGTAGCACAACGCAGCAACATAAAGTCATACCCTGCTCTAAAACGGGGAGATTCAATTAAACGGGATGGGTAGCGACCTACACGCCTCTCAAAGCGGGGTTGCATAGCCCAAATCTCGCGCATATCACTTTCAAAGCGGCGTTGGATTGTGACGCTATTACTTTGGGTGGCGATCGTGTCGTCCATTGCATCATGAAGCGCAGGAATATTGGTCATACCTTTAGCGGTATTGGCCCGCCAATTTTTTAGTAAATCAGGCCAAAGTAGGGTTGCGAACAAAAATCCAGCGGAAACACTTTTGCCAGATTGAATGCGTTGGTCAGTGTTGGCCAAAGCAAGCTTTACAAAATGATTCGCTCCCTTGGAGTCTTCGCCGTCATCGAGAATATGATCCAGTAGAGGTAGAAGTCCATGATGAAGGCCAGCTTCCTTTAGTCCTTGAATCGCTGCCCATGAGTACCCAGACATTAAAA
The nucleotide sequence above comes from Polynucleobacter necessarius. Encoded proteins:
- the dnaK gene encoding molecular chaperone DnaK; the protein is MGKIIGIDLGTTNSCVSVVENNAPKVVENAEGARTTPSIIAYVEDGEVLVGAPAKRQSVTNPKNTIYAVKRLMGRKFIDPEVQKDIGLMPYAIIQADNGDAWVEARDKKMAPQQVSAEILRKMKKTAEDYLGEEVTEAVVTVPAYFNDSQRQATKDAGRIAGLDVKRIINEPTAAALAFGLDKQDKVDRKIAVYDLGGGTFDVSIIEIANVDGEKQFEVLSTNGDTFLGGEDFDQRIIDWIVTEFKKEQGVDLSKDVLALQRLKDAAEKAKIELSSAQQTEINLPYVTADANGPKHLNLKLTRAKLESLVEELINRTAGPCLTAIKDASVNVADIDDVILVGGQTRMPAVQDKVKEIFGKEPRKDVNPDEAVAVGAAIQGSVLSGDRKNVLLLDVTPLSLGIETLGGVMTKMIPKNTTIPTKHSQVYSTAEDNQPAVTIKCFQGEREMAAANKLLGEFNLEGIAPAQRGMPQIEVTFDIDANGILHVTAKDKTTGKENKITIKANSGLTEEEIQRMVKDAEANVAEDKKALELVTARNTADALAHSTKKALEEHGASLEASEKEAIEAALKDLDEAIKGSDKEAIESKTEVLGKASQKLGEKAMAAEQAKAGGAAPGGSAPGSAPDADVVDADFKEVDDKK
- the dnaJ gene encoding molecular chaperone DnaJ, which translates into the protein MPKSKRDFYEVLGVAKGASDEELKKAYRKLAMKHHPDRNPDSKTSEAQFKEVKEAYETLTDPNKRAAYDQYGHAGVDPSMGGGFGGGGGFADAFGDIFGDIFGQGGGRHSGPQVYKGADLRYNMDITLEQAAEGYTTQIRVPSWSNCKPCHGTGAEPGTKAEKCTTCDGHGQVRIQQGFFSMQQTCPKCRGTGEYIPKPCKTCHGSGKHKEQKTLEIKIPAGIDDGMRVRSFGNGEPGINGGPSGDLYVEVHVKPHKVFERDGSDLHVQMPISFATATIGGEIEVPTLSGRVEFPIPEGTQTGKTFRLRHKGIKGLRSTLVGDLFVHVFVETPIKLTEEQKKLLQKFDDSLKSGGDKHSPQQKGWFEGVKSFFS
- a CDS encoding 2-amino-4-hydroxy-6-hydroxymethyldihydropteridine diphosphokinase gives rise to the protein MAYWMFAKRLSRNLVVERPYANASRTLDLDILSYEGVTQNETELMLPHPKIIERSFVLLPLLEIAPDIFLPNWGELKAYLPQVAHQRIERLACRNRSCGEKDFYSQSAH
- a CDS encoding 2-amino-4-hydroxy-6-hydroxymethyldihydropteridine diphosphokinase, encoding MARAYIGFGGNIGDTRQLITNAIVCLALRSEVHIVAKSCFYQSAPVEAAGGDYINAVIEVDTQLSPYGLLDVCQAIEQEFGRGAPIRKCISYTGSRHSVL